In the Scomber japonicus isolate fScoJap1 chromosome 18, fScoJap1.pri, whole genome shotgun sequence genome, one interval contains:
- the LOC128378890 gene encoding enoyl-CoA delta isomerase 1, mitochondrial-like has protein sequence MALRAAVRNKSALSALLSQLSPCNSHGRVCVTQRRNNSTSPKIKVDFDHSAGVAVMRLQSPPVNSMSLDFLTEFCVNLEKLEMDKSCRGLIITSSQPKVFSAGLDIMEMYGKSPESCEEFYRAVQEMWLKLYSSNMITIAAINGTCPAGGCLMSLTCDYRIMADNPRYSIGLNETQLGIVAPFWFKDTMVNTVGHRTTEMALELGLLYNSSEALKIGLVDKLVPEDQVLTTATQTMTKWLAIPDHARQITKSMMRKPTIDKLTSNREADIQNFISFITKDSIQKSLRVYVEMLKKRKG, from the exons ATGGCATTGAGAGCAGCTGTGAGGAATAAGAGTGCTTTATCAG CTCTTCTTTCCCAGCTGTCCCCCTGCAACAGTCATGGCAGAGTATGTGTCACTCAGAGGAGGAACAACTCCACCTCACCTAAAATAAAGGTGGATTTTGACCATAGCGCAG gtGTCGCAGTGATGCGCCTGCAGAGTCCACCTGTCAACAGCATGAGTTTAGATTTCCTCACAGAGTTTTGTGTTAACTTGGAGAAGCTGGAGATGGATAAGAGCTGCCGAGGCCTCATCATCACCTCG AGCCAACCCAAGGTGTTCTCAGCCGGGCTGGACATCATGGAGATGTACGGGAAGAGTCCTGAGAGCTGTGAAGAATTCTATAGAGCTGTTCAAGAGATGTGGCTGAAACTCTACAGCTCCAACATGATCACTATAGCTGCAATCAAC GGTACCTGTCCTGCCGGTGGATGTCTGATGTCTCTGACATGTGACTACAGGATAATGGCGGACAACCCGCGTTACAGCATCGGCCTTAATGAGACGCAGCTTGGCATCGTGGCACCTTTTTG GTTTAAGGACACCATGGTTAATACAGTGGGTCACAGGACCACAGAGATGGCCCTGGAGCTTGGACTGCTCTACAACTCTTCAGAGGCCCTGAAGATAGGCCTGGTAGATAAACTGGTACCAGAAGACCAGGTCTTGACCACAGCCACACAAACCATGACCAAGTGGCTGGCCATTCCAG ACCACGCCAGACAGATCACCAAGTCCATGATGAGGAAGCCAACCATTGACAAGCTAACGTCCAACAGAGAGGCTGACATCCAAAACTTTATCAGCTTCATCACCAAAGACTCCATTCAGAAATCGCTTCGTGTATATGTGGAGATGCTTAAAAAGAGAAAGGGCTAG
- the LOC128378719 gene encoding growth hormone secretagogue receptor type 1-like — MDLTELGDLGSGCEDENCGIASGYLEDCLNNECHWEEPVFGFIELVCVTIIYIPLMLLGLLGNILTILVVWLRPHMRSSTYLYLSSMAVSDLLILLLLPLDLYKLWRPTPWPLGDLACKLTMFLSECCTFCTILHITFLSLERYLAVCWPITAKTLVTRRRTRTLIGCLWLGAAVSAAPVLIMVGVEEVGGEERALSKWREDGRWTGREGEQGGFITGGGKGGSGHVMDGGMKLDEYDTKGWGERVEELKWVGEREERKVEIGEIDERKQSDEEMKEEEQEEREEKMEVDGNPLKEDKGGGREVPDKRECRCTHYAVSSGLLSAMMIVSNLYFLIPLCILGLVYSLIGRTLWLRPQSSRRDQSHRHTVKMLGVIVLAFVLCWLPFHVGRTIFSLSLDADAHLFLYYLSQYFNLVSSVLFCLSAAVNPLLYNLMSARYRHAVHSLIHTHPHTPSHRLRTLTTQHSTTTL; from the exons ATGGATTTAACGGAGCTGGGAGACCTGGGCAGCGGCTGTGAAGATGAAAACTGTGGCATAGCATCAGGCTATCTGGAGGACTGCTTGAACAATGAGTGCCACTGGGAGGAACCTGTGTTTGGATTCATTGAGTTGG TGTGCGTGACTATCATTTACATTCCACTGATGCTCCTCGGCCTTCTGGGAAATATACTAACAATTCTGGTGGTTTGGCTCCGTCCACACATGAGAAGCTCTACCTACCTCTACTTGAGCAGCATGGCTGTCAGTGATCTGTTGATActcctgctgctgcctctggaTCTGTATAAG CTCTGGAGGCCCACACCCTGGCCCTTAGGAGACCTTGCCTGCAAGCTGACCATGTTCTTATCAGAGTGCTGCACCTTCTGCACCATCCTCCACATCACCTTCCTCTCCCTGGAGAGGTACCTGGCGGTCTGCTGGCCAATCACGGCCAAGACGCTGGTGACACGTCGCAGAACCAGAACTCTTATTGGCTGCCTCTGGCTGGGTGCGGCTGTCAGTGCAGCACCCGTATTGATCATGGTTGGAGTGGAGGAAGttgggggagaggagagagcactCAGCaaatggagggaggatggaaggtgGACAGGCAGGGAAGGAGAACAGGGAGGATTTATAACAGGTGGAGGGAAAGGTGGAAGTGGACATGTAATGGACGGAGGAATGAAGTTGGATGAATACGATACAAAGGGATGGGGTGAAAGAGTTGAGGAGTTGAAGTGGgttggggagagagaggaaagaaaagtggAAATAGGAGAAATAGATGAGAGGAAACAAAGCgatgaagagatgaaagaagaagaacaagaagaaagagaggaaaagatggaagttGATGGAAATCCACTAAAAGAAgacaagggaggaggaagagaagtgcCTGACAAGAGGGAGTGTCGCTGCACACATTACGCCGTCTCCTCCGGCCTGTTGTCGGCCATGATGATTGTCTCCAACTTGTACTTCTTGATACCACTCTGCATCCTGGGACTGGTCTACAGCTTGATTGGAAGGACGCTGTGGCTCCGTCCGCAGAGCAGCCGTAGAGACCAGAGTCACCGACACACTGTCAAAATGCTAG GAGTGATTGTCTTGGCGTTTGTCCTGTGCTGGTTGCCCTTCCACGTTGGACGGACTATATTCTCTCTATCTCTGG ACGCTGACGCACACTTGTTTTTGTATTACCTGTCTCAGTATTTCAACCTggtgtcctctgtcctcttctgCCTCAGTGCTGCCGTCAACCCTTTACTGTACAACCTGATGTCTGCTAGATATAGACACGCTGTACACagcctcatacacacacacccccacacaccgTCTCACCGCCTGCGCACACTCACGACACAGCACTCCACCACCACTCTGTAA
- the LOC128379138 gene encoding enoyl-CoA delta isomerase 1, mitochondrial-like: protein MALRAAVRNKSALSALLSQLSPCSSHGRVCVTQRRNNSTSPKIKVDFDQSAGVAVMRLQSPPVNSMSLDFLTELCINLEKLEMDKSCRGLIITSSQPKVFSAGLDIMEMYGKSPESCGEFWRAVQEMWLKLYSSNMITIAAINGSSPAGGCLMSLTCDYRIMADNPRYSIGLNETQLGIVAPFWFKDTMVNTVGHRTTEMALELGLLYNSSEALKIGLVDKLVPEDQVLTTATQTMTKWLAIPDHARQITKSMMRKPTIDKLTSNREADIQNFVSFITKDSIQKSLRVYLEMLKKRKG from the exons ATGGCATTGAGGGCAGCAGTGAGGAATAAGAGTGCTTTATCAG CTCTTCTTTCCCAGCTGTCCCCCTGCAGCAGTCATGGCAGAGTGTGTGTCACTCAGAGGAGGAACAACTCCACCTCACCCAAAATAAAGGTGGATTTTGACCAGAGTGCAG gtGTCGCAGTGATGCGCCTGCAGAGTCCACCGGTCAACAGCATGAGTTTAGATTTCCTCACAGAGTTGTGCATTAACTTGGAGAAGCTGGAGATGGATAAGAGCTGCCGAGGCCTCATCATCACCTCG AGCCAACCCAAGGTGTTCTCAGCCGGGCTGGACATCATGGAGATGTACGGGAAGAGTCCTGAGAGCTGTGGAGAATTCTGGAGAGCTGTTCAAGAGATGTGGCTGAAACTCTACAGCTCCAACATGATCACTATAGCTGCAATCAAC GGTTCCAGTCCTGCTGGTGGATGTCTGATGTCTCTGACATGTGACTACAGGATAATGGCGGACAACCCGCGTTACAGCATCGGCCTTAATGAGACGCAGCTTGGCATCGTGGCACCTTTTTG GTTTAAGGACACCATGGTTAATACAGTGGGTCACAGGACCACAGAGATGGCCCTGGAGCTTGGATTGCTCTACAACTCTTCAGAGGCCCTGAAGATAGGCCTGGTAGACAAACTGGTACCAGAAGACCAGGTCTTGACCACAGCCACACAAACCATGACCAAGTGGCTGGCCATTCCAG ACCACGCCAGACAGATCACCAAGTCCATGATGAGGAAGCCAACCATCGACAAGCTAACGTCCAACAGAGAGGCTGACATCCAAAACTTTGTCAGCTTCATCACCAAAGACTCCATTCAGAAATCGCTTCGTGTATATCTGGAGATGCTTAAAAAGAGAAAGGGCTAG